In Mesoplasma florum L1, the DNA window ATATTTTATTATCAAAGTATTTTTTTGATTTTTAGTGGAATTTGTTTTTTGATTTTATCAGTAGTTATGGTTATTTATTATAATTGATTAATTTTTATAATAACAACCCTTTTTTCAATTTTAGTGTTTTTAGTCCCTTTTCTAACAACTAAAAAATCCCATAAAAAAATAGAAATATCTAATCAAACAAATGATGAGTTTTTACAGTTTAGCAAAGATAGTGTTAAATCATATTGAAATTATTGAAGTTTAAATAAAACTCACAAGCTTAAATCAGATTTAATGAAAATATCAAATAATTATGAAAAAGCAAACAAGATTAGTAAAAACTTTCAAGGATTGCAAGTTATGCTAAGCACAATAACAATTTATTTAATTCAAATTATTTTAATAACTTTAATTTCTTATTTTTTATTTAAAAATATTTTTACAGTTGCAATTGTTGTAACTCTGTCACAAGTGACAACACAGTACATTCAATCATTTGGAATAATTTTAAATCATTTTATAAAATATTTAAACTTACGAAAAACAAATGATGAAATTAATGACCCTTACATTAAAGAATTAGAAAATTTTACTAAAACTGAAGTTATTGAAGAAAAATTAGAATCAATTGTATTTAAAGATTTTACATTTAAATATGATCAAACAACAATCTTGGATAAAATAAATTTAAAGATCGTAAGTGGTGATAAAGTTTTAATTTTAGGAAAATCAGGAGTTGGTAAATCTACTTTGTTAAAACAATTATTTTATCCAAAATCTTTTGATGTAAAAAGTGAGATATCCATAAACAAAACTAGGTGTGATAACTATGACATCCGTAAACAAGCAGTTTACATTGATCAAGATA includes these proteins:
- a CDS encoding ABC transporter transmembrane domain-containing protein, producing MKIIIKQHFWLFSLFLFLSIVGAVGTLFFAYFFGKVIEFAISKDLQNFIFYIIVALLTTIIAIVSDYLSVLIQNKIIKEINQELRKKYYDKILSDQFNSNIDTGKFINNSSNKISQLEIFYYQSIFLIFSGICFLILSVVMVIYYNWLIFIITTLFSILVFLVPFLTTKKSHKKIEISNQTNDEFLQFSKDSVKSYWNYWSLNKTHKLKSDLMKISNNYEKANKISKNFQGLQVMLSTITIYLIQIILITLISYFLFKNIFTVAIVVTLSQVTTQYIQSFGIILNHFIKYLNLRKTNDEINDPYIKELENFTKTEVIEEKLESIVFKDFTFKYDQTTILDKINLKIVSGDKVLILGKSGVGKSTLLKQLFYPKSFDVKSEISINKTRCDNYDIRKQAVYIDQDIFLSKDTIWNNITLANPEISKEEVDFYLKFLQLDHLIDRLEFGLETIILDNMQNLSGGERQRFAILRGLVAKKPWMFLDEVNSALDKKTSNLIMNYLLNKKNLTIIMVAHHIDKEELNKFNKIIKL